Proteins from a genomic interval of Streptomyces sp. NBC_00820:
- a CDS encoding DUF6193 family natural product biosynthesis protein codes for MTTDASGTDKVEAAWQELLDSDRASAELVAAAYAEPRLRQLFPWVGMWELHFSRCTEQRWTWDVPYIGPTAAGPGHAGPYYVEGPSRTQKIGRADTAQEAIAMVVERLPSNCGPAFNGTPEELAVHESGRNL; via the coding sequence ATGACGACGGACGCTTCAGGCACAGACAAGGTGGAAGCGGCATGGCAGGAGCTGCTCGACTCCGACCGGGCGAGTGCTGAGTTGGTTGCGGCGGCGTACGCCGAGCCACGGCTACGGCAGCTCTTCCCCTGGGTTGGGATGTGGGAGCTGCACTTCAGTCGCTGCACTGAGCAGCGTTGGACATGGGACGTGCCCTACATCGGCCCGACAGCAGCCGGCCCGGGCCACGCCGGGCCGTACTACGTTGAGGGACCTTCGCGGACCCAGAAGATCGGGAGAGCTGATACAGCCCAGGAGGCGATCGCGATGGTCGTGGAGCGACTGCCGTCCAACTGCGGCCCCGCGTTCAACGGCACGCCCGAAGAGCTGGCCGTGCATGAGAGTGGAAGAAACCTGTGA